The following proteins are co-located in the uncultured Draconibacterium sp. genome:
- a CDS encoding META domain-containing protein: protein MRNTFLLAIIILAISCSSTLQKNTFTYWINSYTVDCTGLTPMNCMLIQKGEKIIEGQWQNFYSKIEGFTYEPGFIYKLEVKEEKLQNIPADASSIKYTLVTILEKKEDTKYFLNGNWEVIKINGAAITSTVQKPQIAIDIAEMTINGTDGCNNYSGTVLTIDGGFIELGPLAATRKMCPEMAIPDRFNQAISKVKTFRTEKNKLYFMDTNGSVVLECSKTAEPMVLINDIWVVEFIRGESVSAAAPQIEIHSEQMQIMGTHGCNNFKGKLTRLTNTEIEIGPLAGTRMMCPDMTNADKFNAAINDVKSYEIHNLKLILFDAEGRRILQLRKTD, encoded by the coding sequence ATGAGAAATACATTCTTATTGGCAATTATTATTCTTGCTATTTCGTGTTCATCAACGCTTCAAAAAAATACCTTCACTTATTGGATTAACAGCTATACTGTAGATTGTACTGGTTTAACGCCCATGAATTGTATGCTTATTCAAAAAGGAGAAAAGATAATTGAAGGTCAATGGCAAAACTTTTATTCTAAAATTGAAGGATTTACCTATGAACCGGGCTTCATTTATAAACTGGAAGTAAAAGAAGAAAAACTTCAAAATATTCCTGCAGATGCTTCGTCGATCAAATACACACTTGTAACAATTTTAGAGAAAAAGGAAGATACGAAGTACTTTCTAAATGGGAATTGGGAGGTAATAAAAATAAATGGTGCGGCTATAACTTCAACGGTACAAAAGCCTCAAATAGCAATTGATATTGCAGAAATGACAATAAATGGCACAGACGGGTGCAACAACTATTCGGGTACAGTTTTAACCATTGATGGAGGATTTATTGAACTGGGGCCACTGGCGGCAACCCGTAAAATGTGTCCCGAAATGGCTATTCCTGACCGGTTTAACCAGGCAATTTCGAAGGTTAAAACCTTTCGCACAGAAAAAAATAAGCTGTATTTTATGGACACAAATGGTTCGGTTGTTCTTGAATGTAGTAAAACTGCAGAACCGATGGTTTTAATTAACGACATTTGGGTTGTTGAATTCATACGTGGTGAATCGGTATCTGCAGCAGCTCCTCAGATTGAGATTCACAGCGAGCAAATGCAAATTATGGGTACCCACGGATGTAATAATTTTAAAGGGAAACTTACCCGGCTTACCAATACCGAAATTGAAATTGGACCACTTGCCGGAACAAGAATGATGTGCCCTGACATGACCAATGCTGATAAGTTTAACGCTGCCATAAACGATGTAAAATCGTATGAAATACACAATCTAAAACTTATTTTATTTGATGCCGAAGGGAGACGAATTCTTCAATTGCGCAAAACAGATTAA
- a CDS encoding pentapeptide repeat-containing protein — protein sequence MSKQYITDQNFKNIIFSDSEVEISDYENCTFIDCSFSNANLSDFSFEDCRFENCDFSNTKIRNTAFKNVHFNSCKLIGLQFDECNPFLLEFTFTTCLLNYSSFFKVKLKKTVFTKCSLHEVDFSQADLSEANFTECDFAGATFSQTNLRRADLRTSFNFNIYPEQNQISGAKFSMETLPGLLHKYKIKIG from the coding sequence ATGAGTAAGCAATACATTACCGACCAGAACTTTAAAAACATTATTTTCTCCGATAGCGAAGTTGAGATTTCAGATTATGAAAATTGTACTTTTATTGATTGTTCCTTTTCAAATGCCAATTTAAGCGATTTTAGTTTTGAAGATTGCCGGTTTGAAAACTGTGACTTTAGCAACACAAAAATCAGAAACACAGCATTTAAAAATGTACATTTTAATTCGTGCAAACTAATTGGTTTACAATTCGATGAGTGCAATCCATTCTTACTCGAGTTTACATTTACAACATGCCTGTTAAACTATTCATCGTTCTTCAAAGTAAAGCTTAAAAAAACGGTTTTCACCAAATGTAGTTTACACGAAGTTGACTTTTCGCAGGCTGATTTATCAGAAGCAAATTTTACGGAATGTGATTTTGCCGGAGCAACTTTTTCTCAAACAAATCTTCGTAGAGCAGACCTGAGAACTTCATTTAATTTTAACATTTATCCCGAACAAAATCAGATAAGCGGAGCTAAATTCTCAATGGAAACTCTGCCGGGATTGTTGCATAAATACAAGATTAAAATCGGTTAA
- a CDS encoding DEAD/DEAH box helicase, translated as MTFEELEIIEPILKALDAEGYHTPTPIQEQSIPSLLLRKNLLGCAQTGTGKTAAFAIPILQHIYTNKNLKSGFRDVKALIVTPTRELAIQIQESFTKYGKYTGIKNTVIFGGVKQNAQTDALRRGVEVLVATPGRLLDLMDQGFISLKHVEYFVLDEADRMLDMGFIHDIRKILAKLPNKRQSLFFSATMPLDILQLSEKIVGGNPQRVTIQPEQTTAEKVKQAVYFVSKRNKPKLLTHLLKTEEYETCLVFSRTKHGADKIVKFLKGAQINSEAIHGNKSQGARQSALSNFKSGETKVLIATDIAARGIDVKELSLVINFDLPNIEETYVHRIGRTGRASASGIALSFCDTDEKPYLRGIQKLINQRIPVIENHPFIGDVEETPARKKPAQSNQRPKRKPRPGQEGERKGHGQGTRKNNNKRRRDSNRPNSTNRSRSRSR; from the coding sequence ATGACATTTGAAGAATTAGAAATTATTGAACCGATACTTAAGGCGCTCGACGCTGAAGGTTACCATACACCAACACCCATTCAGGAACAATCGATTCCAAGTTTATTACTCCGAAAAAATTTGTTGGGATGCGCTCAAACCGGTACGGGAAAAACGGCTGCTTTTGCCATTCCAATATTGCAGCATATTTATACTAACAAAAATCTAAAAAGTGGATTTCGCGATGTAAAAGCATTAATTGTTACACCAACCCGCGAACTGGCCATTCAAATTCAGGAAAGTTTCACGAAATACGGAAAATATACGGGTATAAAAAACACGGTAATTTTTGGCGGCGTTAAACAAAACGCTCAAACCGATGCGCTTCGTCGGGGTGTTGAGGTTCTGGTTGCCACTCCGGGAAGATTACTCGATTTAATGGATCAGGGATTTATCTCGCTAAAACACGTCGAATATTTTGTACTTGACGAAGCCGATCGTATGCTCGACATGGGATTTATCCACGACATTCGTAAAATACTCGCAAAACTTCCCAACAAACGCCAGTCTTTATTTTTTTCGGCAACTATGCCTTTGGATATTCTTCAACTTTCAGAAAAAATAGTTGGAGGCAATCCACAACGTGTTACCATTCAACCTGAACAAACAACAGCAGAAAAAGTAAAACAAGCTGTTTATTTCGTAAGCAAGCGCAATAAACCAAAGCTATTAACTCATTTGTTAAAAACAGAAGAATACGAAACTTGTCTGGTTTTTTCGCGCACAAAACACGGTGCCGATAAAATTGTTAAATTTTTGAAAGGGGCACAAATTAATTCGGAAGCAATACACGGAAACAAATCGCAGGGAGCACGACAAAGTGCCTTAAGCAACTTTAAGAGTGGTGAAACAAAGGTTTTAATAGCCACTGATATTGCCGCCCGGGGAATAGATGTTAAAGAACTGTCATTGGTTATAAATTTCGATCTGCCAAACATCGAAGAAACTTATGTACATCGAATTGGCAGAACAGGAAGAGCCAGTGCAAGTGGAATTGCTCTTTCGTTTTGCGATACAGACGAAAAACCCTATTTGCGCGGTATTCAGAAATTAATCAACCAACGAATTCCGGTAATTGAAAACCACCCTTTTATTGGCGATGTTGAAGAAACACCTGCCAGAAAAAAGCCGGCGCAATCCAATCAACGTCCGAAACGAAAACCACGCCCGGGACAAGAAGGAGAAAGAAAAGGGCATGGCCAAGGCACAAGAAAAAACAATAACAAACGGCGACGTGATTCGAATCGACCAAACTCTACAAATCGTTCACGTTCTCGTTCCAGATAA
- a CDS encoding DEAD/DEAH box helicase, producing the protein MNKFEELGVGKKFVKGLNDLNITIPTEIQNKVIPILISSNTDLVGQAQTGTGKTAAYGLPLLQKVDAGQKKIQGLILCPTRELGQQIAKQLFKYTKYSAKIFTEAVYGGAPIEKQLVALRRPTHIIVATPGRLIDLVKRDAVDLSNVKTVILDEADEMLSMGFKSELDEILRYTSSAENKWLFSATMPQGIKQIVTDHLAANAIRIEVNEKNVVNKNIEHQYIVCEETDKLHSLMQFLKKEGTNRGVIFCRTKVAAKKLSQQLTAKNIAVGAIHGDLLQKERDKVMRAFKNESLRLLVATDLAARGIDIEALSFVVHYQLPDKDEYYTHRSGRTARAGKKGISLSLITPFETKQIRFYEKSLHIAFNQITLGV; encoded by the coding sequence TTGAATAAATTTGAAGAATTAGGAGTCGGCAAAAAATTTGTAAAAGGTTTGAACGACCTAAACATTACTATACCAACCGAAATACAAAATAAGGTAATACCCATTTTAATATCGTCGAATACCGATTTGGTGGGGCAGGCGCAAACCGGTACCGGGAAAACCGCGGCTTACGGATTGCCATTGCTTCAAAAAGTAGATGCCGGTCAGAAGAAAATTCAAGGCTTAATTCTTTGTCCAACACGCGAATTAGGGCAACAAATTGCAAAGCAGCTATTTAAGTATACAAAATATTCAGCCAAAATATTTACCGAAGCGGTTTATGGAGGAGCACCTATTGAGAAACAATTAGTGGCACTTCGCAGACCAACACACATTATTGTTGCCACTCCGGGCCGTTTAATTGATTTGGTAAAACGAGATGCCGTTGATTTAAGCAACGTAAAAACTGTAATTCTCGACGAAGCCGACGAAATGTTAAGTATGGGTTTTAAGTCTGAATTGGACGAAATTCTTCGCTACACCTCTTCGGCCGAAAACAAATGGTTATTTTCGGCCACAATGCCGCAAGGTATTAAACAAATTGTTACTGATCATTTGGCAGCCAATGCCATTCGTATTGAAGTGAACGAAAAAAATGTGGTAAATAAAAATATTGAACATCAGTACATTGTTTGTGAAGAGACGGACAAACTGCATTCGCTTATGCAATTCCTAAAAAAGGAAGGAACAAACCGTGGTGTAATTTTTTGTCGGACAAAAGTGGCAGCAAAAAAATTAAGCCAGCAACTTACTGCTAAAAATATTGCGGTAGGAGCCATTCATGGTGATTTGTTACAAAAGGAGCGCGATAAAGTTATGCGGGCCTTTAAAAACGAATCGCTTCGATTGTTGGTGGCTACTGACCTGGCAGCACGCGGGATAGATATTGAAGCACTCTCGTTTGTGGTACATTATCAATTGCCCGATAAAGATGAGTATTATACGCATCGAAGCGGAAGAACTGCACGTGCAGGCAAAAAGGGAATTTCGCTGAGTTTAATCACTCCGTTCGAAACCAAACAAATTCGATTCTACGAAAAAAGTTTACACATCGCATTTAATCAAATTACTTTGGGGGTTTGA